The nucleotide sequence GACCCGCCACACTGAGGTTAACGCGAGTCAGGAGGAGGATATAGAGAACCGCACTAAAGCCATAGAGGGAAAGCCCCAACAAGAGTTCTGGAGTGGTCAACATTCCCAGCAGGTGGCTGAGGGCATTGCTGCCCGTCACCCTGCCAAGCTTGACAGCCCCTAATTTCAGGAGAAACTGCCCCATTGCAGCGGTAAACACCGATATTAATAGCAGTCCAAACTCGCGTAGGGTCACCGGATCTCCTCATAATGATTTTAGTTCTCTAGTTTACAGCGTCGGCAGCTAAATAAAAGGCTAGAATCAACTCGGAATGTGGTGTCGATTGAAGTTACTCCAATGACTAGCACAACTCAATCTCCCTACACCGATGAACAAATCTCGATCTGGCTTCGAGGTCTGCTGACCCTTGCCTGGTCGGATGGGCACTTTGATGTAGAAGAGCAAACACTGATTACCGCACTGACTCATCAAGAATTAACCTCCGCCGATAAGTCAGAAGCTTTAGAACCCGTTTCTCCAGAAGAAATTGCCGCTGCCTTTAAAGATGACCCGAAGACCGCAGAAAATTTCCTGAGAACCGCCGTGATGGTGGCGGTGGCCGATGGTGCTTACTCATTCTGTGAAGATGAACTGCTCCGAAAGTACTGCCAGGCATTAGGGTTAAAACTGGAAATCCTGGAAGTGCTGCGCTCAACCTTATGCGATCCAGCGGCTGAAGCAAAGGCGGCTGAAGCGGGAACCGCCGCCGCCCAACCGCTTCAGCCAGAACCGTCTCCCGATGTGCTTCATCCGGTGCGGGAATGGTTGGATCAGATGGATATTCACGATCCTAAAGTTGCCCGCTTTCTTTGCAAGTTGATCCCTGCCCAATGCCCATTTGAACGAGACATCAACCTTTTTGGACGCAAGGTGGCTCATATTCCTCCCCTGTGCAAGCTCAATCCCCTGTACGAACAGCTGGTTAGCTTACGCTTTCGTGCCCTCTCTTACCTGGCAGATGACTGTGGAGAGGACGTTTCACCCTATTGTTAGAAATGAGGTTTGAATAACCTGTAGAACTAACCACGAAGA is from Leptothermofonsia sichuanensis E412 and encodes:
- a CDS encoding DUF533 domain-containing protein is translated as MTSTTQSPYTDEQISIWLRGLLTLAWSDGHFDVEEQTLITALTHQELTSADKSEALEPVSPEEIAAAFKDDPKTAENFLRTAVMVAVADGAYSFCEDELLRKYCQALGLKLEILEVLRSTLCDPAAEAKAAEAGTAAAQPLQPEPSPDVLHPVREWLDQMDIHDPKVARFLCKLIPAQCPFERDINLFGRKVAHIPPLCKLNPLYEQLVSLRFRALSYLADDCGEDVSPYC